In Pseudomonas fluorescens, a genomic segment contains:
- a CDS encoding DUF2946 domain-containing protein — translation MARQRFAIAWIACLAVLFNAFAMPMASAMQQSKDPVRQLMWGSFCSSNGASLKTIALGKLEIPAPQQDEHSAMQHCWCCSGSPSLVALPGHVPQLYVTRFEAVQSLPPPSSQNPTPRQQWPSLNPRASPTV, via the coding sequence ATGGCCCGTCAACGCTTTGCAATTGCCTGGATCGCCTGCCTTGCAGTGCTGTTCAATGCGTTTGCCATGCCGATGGCCAGTGCAATGCAGCAGTCCAAGGACCCCGTACGGCAATTGATGTGGGGCAGTTTCTGTTCGTCCAATGGCGCCAGCCTGAAGACGATTGCCTTGGGCAAGCTGGAAATTCCGGCGCCGCAGCAGGACGAGCATTCCGCCATGCAGCATTGCTGGTGTTGCTCGGGCTCACCGTCGCTGGTGGCGTTGCCGGGGCATGTGCCGCAGTTGTACGTCACGCGGTTCGAGGCGGTGCAGAGCCTGCCGCCGCCCTCGTCGCAAAATCCCACACCGCGCCAGCAATGGCCGAGCCTTAACCCCCGCGCCTCTCCAACGGTCTGA
- a CDS encoding addiction module antidote protein, producing the protein MNEFTDFDVAEHLKNPEDMAEYLEACFEEDTGDGLLIRSALNNIARAQGMTQVARDAGLGRESLYKALSSNGNPEFATIMKVMKALGLKLHATAI; encoded by the coding sequence ATGAATGAATTCACTGACTTCGACGTGGCGGAGCACCTAAAAAACCCCGAGGATATGGCCGAATATCTTGAAGCGTGCTTCGAAGAAGATACGGGTGACGGTCTGCTGATCCGTTCAGCGCTAAACAACATCGCCCGCGCCCAAGGCATGACCCAAGTAGCCCGCGATGCCGGCCTCGGAAGAGAAAGTCTATACAAAGCCCTCTCCAGCAATGGCAATCCCGAGTTCGCGACTATCATGAAAGTCATGAAGGCTTTGGGCCTCAAGCTTCACGCTACAGCGATCTGA
- a CDS encoding type II toxin-antitoxin system RelE/ParE family toxin — protein sequence MIQFKKSKHFLEWLDSLRSKPARARVLARLDHAQWGNFGDCEALGNGVFEMRIHYGPGYRVYFTRRGEVVYLLLIGGDKSTQKRDIQRAKQIAEDFEKKE from the coding sequence ATGATTCAGTTTAAGAAGTCAAAACACTTTTTAGAATGGCTTGATTCGTTACGCAGTAAACCCGCGCGAGCACGCGTACTGGCAAGGTTGGATCACGCGCAATGGGGCAACTTTGGAGACTGCGAAGCACTCGGAAATGGCGTTTTTGAAATGCGCATCCACTATGGCCCTGGCTACAGGGTTTATTTCACTCGCAGAGGCGAGGTGGTTTACCTGCTGTTGATCGGAGGCGACAAATCAACGCAGAAACGTGACATTCAGCGCGCTAAACAAATTGCAGAAGACTTTGAAAAAAAGGAGTAA
- a CDS encoding DUF6124 family protein: MIKPTPNPPVWLFTVADGISAEDLLVNLSETLASANALSCDFAFNLEGAPREELLGVAQLIELAQLLADRVHDGVGQTTAAGSE, translated from the coding sequence ATGATCAAACCCACCCCAAATCCCCCCGTTTGGCTGTTCACCGTGGCAGATGGCATCAGCGCCGAAGACCTGTTGGTCAACCTCAGCGAAACACTCGCCTCGGCCAATGCGCTGAGTTGCGACTTCGCCTTTAACCTGGAAGGCGCACCACGCGAGGAATTACTGGGCGTTGCGCAGTTGATCGAGCTGGCGCAGTTGCTGGCTGATCGGGTACACGATGGTGTTGGGCAGACAACAGCCGCAGGCAGCGAATAA
- a CDS encoding DNA-binding protein produces MALTRSYKHTIAERAQRDPEFAQALLDEAATLFLNGEPEISRVILRDLVNATVGFEGLAKETAKPSKSLHRMLSASGNPSMDNLSAIFAVIRKALGVDMQVHGVPTA; encoded by the coding sequence ATGGCGCTTACCCGCAGCTACAAACACACAATCGCCGAGCGTGCTCAACGTGATCCTGAATTCGCCCAAGCTCTTCTTGATGAGGCCGCTACACTGTTTCTCAATGGTGAACCGGAAATTTCACGTGTGATTCTGCGCGATTTGGTCAACGCCACAGTGGGCTTTGAAGGACTCGCAAAGGAAACCGCCAAACCGAGCAAAAGCCTGCATCGGATGCTATCAGCCAGTGGTAATCCAAGCATGGATAATCTCTCGGCGATTTTTGCGGTGATTAGAAAAGCCCTGGGCGTTGATATGCAGGTACACGGAGTTCCCACTGCCTAA
- a CDS encoding type II toxin-antitoxin system RelE/ParE family toxin, which yields MIEIEEYRRDNQLSPFDEWFSSLSVPAATKVSTALFRLEMGNTSNIKWFDGLGEYRIDWGPGLRIYLIQEGHRLIILFGGGDKSSQKRDIKTVKSLIDQYQRDKKVKQKR from the coding sequence ATGATTGAAATTGAAGAATACCGACGCGATAACCAGTTGAGCCCATTCGATGAGTGGTTTTCATCGTTGAGTGTGCCGGCAGCAACCAAAGTTTCAACTGCTTTGTTTCGACTTGAAATGGGCAATACAAGCAACATCAAATGGTTCGATGGGCTCGGCGAATACCGCATCGACTGGGGGCCAGGCCTACGAATTTATCTGATACAAGAGGGCCACCGATTAATCATTCTGTTCGGTGGTGGCGACAAGTCCAGTCAAAAGCGCGATATCAAGACCGTGAAGTCGCTGATCGATCAGTATCAGCGTGACAAGAAAGTGAAACAAAAGAGGTAA
- a CDS encoding cobalt-precorrin-6A reductase, producing MKRILLLGGVTEALAIARTLGPEHIYSLAGVGRVPTDLACQVRVGGYGGAEGLAQFVRDEHISLILDATHPYAAQISRNAAEAARVCGVPCWALRRPAWQPQAGDDWREVSDWAALIEALKPFKRPLFTLGREPLQHLDEIPPEQFWTLRALDVYPGNERCEVIGARGPFLIEDERALFERRGIDVLISKNSGSTATEPKLEVARERGVPVLVLKRPVLAAVDRELLSPAETIDSLADFIR from the coding sequence ATGAAACGCATCCTGCTGCTGGGCGGTGTGACCGAAGCGCTGGCTATCGCTCGTACGTTGGGGCCGGAGCATATCTACAGCCTGGCCGGTGTGGGCCGTGTGCCGACCGATCTCGCCTGCCAAGTGCGTGTCGGCGGTTATGGCGGCGCCGAAGGGCTGGCGCAGTTTGTGCGCGACGAACACATCAGCTTGATTCTCGACGCCACCCACCCGTACGCGGCGCAGATCAGCCGCAATGCCGCCGAGGCAGCAAGGGTGTGCGGTGTGCCGTGTTGGGCGTTGCGGCGTCCGGCGTGGCAGCCGCAGGCGGGGGATGATTGGCGAGAGGTCAGCGATTGGGCCGCGTTGATTGAAGCGTTGAAACCGTTCAAGCGCCCGCTGTTCACGTTGGGACGAGAGCCGCTGCAGCACCTTGATGAGATCCCGCCGGAGCAGTTCTGGACGTTGCGCGCGCTGGATGTGTATCCCGGCAATGAGCGCTGTGAAGTGATTGGCGCACGCGGGCCTTTCTTGATCGAGGATGAGCGGGCGTTGTTCGAACGGCGTGGCATTGACGTGCTGATCAGCAAGAACAGCGGCAGCACAGCGACGGAGCCGAAGCTGGAAGTGGCGAGGGAGCGTGGGGTGCCGGTATTGGTGTTGAAGCGGCCGGTGTTGGCGGCTGTGGATCGGGAGCTTTTGTCGCCCGCGGAAACAATCGATTCGTTGGCAGATTTCATTCGATAA
- a CDS encoding bifunctional cobalt-precorrin-7 (C(5))-methyltransferase/cobalt-precorrin-6B (C(15))-methyltransferase, whose translation MSPWLTVVGIGEDGFKGLGRNARHALLRASRIIGGQRQLDLLPVCIRGERQVWPSPFSLEPVLARRGEPVCVLASGDPMFYGVGASLARQVAAEELLILPAPSSVSLAAARLGWPLQEVVTLSVVARPVAALNAHLATGVRLLVLSNDGGSPALIASLLAESGFGPSRLTVFEHLDGADERRIDGLAEDWQHASVADLNLVAIDCLASSDTPRLSRLAGLPDSAFRHDGQLTKRDVRAMTLARLAPMPGELLWDVGAGSGSIGIEWMRAHPSCRALAIEADEGRQGLIEHNRDALGVPGLQLIRGKAPEALHGLTAPDAIFIGGGVTREGVLDTCWQHLRPGGRLVANAVTLQSEMTLMNWRAQHGGELTRIHVAQAQPLGEFDTWRQALPITLLEVVKPR comes from the coding sequence ATGTCGCCCTGGCTGACGGTTGTAGGCATCGGTGAAGACGGCTTCAAGGGGCTGGGCAGGAATGCCCGGCATGCCCTGTTGCGCGCCTCGCGGATTATAGGTGGTCAGCGCCAGTTGGACCTGTTGCCGGTGTGTATTCGTGGTGAGCGCCAGGTGTGGCCGAGCCCGTTTTCCCTGGAACCGGTACTGGCGCGGCGTGGCGAGCCTGTGTGCGTGCTGGCCAGCGGCGACCCGATGTTCTATGGCGTGGGCGCCAGTTTGGCGCGCCAAGTGGCGGCTGAAGAACTGCTGATCTTGCCGGCGCCGTCGTCGGTGTCGTTGGCGGCGGCGCGGTTGGGCTGGCCGTTGCAGGAGGTGGTGACGCTGTCCGTAGTGGCCCGGCCGGTGGCGGCGCTCAACGCGCATCTGGCCACGGGTGTGCGTTTATTGGTACTGAGTAATGACGGCGGCAGTCCCGCGTTGATTGCTTCGTTGTTGGCCGAATCCGGGTTTGGGCCCAGCCGATTGACAGTGTTTGAACACCTGGACGGCGCGGATGAGCGGCGCATCGACGGTTTGGCCGAGGATTGGCAACACGCCTCGGTCGCCGACTTGAACCTGGTCGCCATCGACTGCCTGGCCTCCAGCGACACACCCCGTCTATCGCGCCTCGCTGGCTTGCCCGATTCCGCCTTCCGGCACGACGGCCAACTGACCAAGCGCGACGTCCGCGCCATGACCCTCGCCCGCCTCGCCCCGATGCCCGGCGAGCTGCTGTGGGATGTGGGTGCGGGCAGCGGCTCCATCGGCATCGAATGGATGCGTGCGCACCCCAGCTGTCGCGCACTGGCGATTGAAGCGGACGAAGGCCGCCAGGGCCTTATTGAACACAACCGCGACGCCCTCGGCGTGCCCGGTTTGCAGTTGATTCGTGGCAAAGCCCCGGAAGCCTTGCACGGCCTTACAGCACCCGACGCCATCTTCATCGGCGGCGGAGTCACCCGCGAGGGCGTGCTCGACACCTGCTGGCAACACCTGCGCCCCGGCGGCCGGCTCGTCGCCAACGCCGTGACCCTGCAAAGTGAAATGACCTTGATGAACTGGCGCGCTCAACATGGCGGCGAACTGACCCGTATCCACGTCGCTCAGGCCCAGCCGCTGGGTGAATTCGATACGTGGCGGCAGGCGCTTCCGATCACCCTGCTGGAAGTGGTCAAGCCGCGATGA
- the cobG gene encoding precorrin-3B synthase, with the protein MNPTPALNTLRPSACPGLLRIVQALDGGICRIKLAGGSISAAQAHAVADAAQAYAGGVIEATNRANLQIRGIGVEQDALIARLLAADLGPSNAAGDDVRNLMLSPSAGIDPQMLFDTRPLAEQILATLQNHPRFHELSAKFAVQLDGGEALAMLEHHHDLWLSAFVRNGQTLLAFGLAGCPGLDAPLAAVPLEQGHALVVAVLEAFLDLATPEQTRMRHLAVDKLLSRLSLPLLPADGFQRPPSGALLHLGSYPQSQKNQFYVAAIVPLGRLDSTMLRGVAQLANEHGDGTLRFTPWQGVLLPNVEKPHAVTQRLGQLGFLCTPDQPLARMTACTGSSGCVKALADTKVDAMRLASLQTEHEVHLSGCPRSCAAAHTAPVTLLAVSPGHYDLYFRDAAHPGFGRLHARTLSIEAAGALLRARPRSNTDD; encoded by the coding sequence GTGAACCCAACGCCCGCTCTGAACACCTTGCGCCCCTCGGCTTGTCCGGGGTTGCTGCGTATCGTCCAGGCGCTGGATGGCGGCATTTGCCGGATCAAATTGGCCGGTGGCTCGATCAGCGCCGCCCAGGCCCATGCCGTGGCGGATGCGGCCCAGGCGTACGCGGGGGGCGTGATCGAGGCGACCAACCGCGCGAACCTGCAGATTCGCGGGATCGGTGTCGAGCAAGACGCCTTGATCGCCAGGCTGCTGGCCGCCGACCTGGGTCCGAGCAACGCCGCCGGGGATGACGTACGCAACCTGATGCTCAGCCCCAGTGCCGGTATTGATCCACAGATGCTGTTCGACACCCGCCCGCTGGCCGAGCAGATCCTCGCCACCCTGCAAAATCATCCGCGTTTCCATGAGTTGTCGGCCAAGTTCGCCGTGCAACTGGACGGCGGCGAGGCCCTGGCGATGCTCGAGCATCATCACGATCTGTGGCTGTCGGCGTTCGTGCGCAATGGCCAGACGCTCCTCGCGTTCGGCCTGGCAGGTTGTCCGGGACTGGATGCGCCGTTGGCTGCCGTGCCGTTGGAGCAGGGTCATGCATTGGTGGTGGCGGTGTTGGAGGCGTTTCTTGACCTCGCCACCCCAGAGCAAACGCGCATGCGCCATCTGGCTGTGGATAAGTTGCTGAGCCGCCTCAGCCTGCCGCTGCTGCCAGCCGACGGCTTCCAGCGCCCGCCCAGCGGTGCTTTGCTGCACCTCGGGAGTTATCCACAGTCTCAAAAAAATCAATTCTACGTCGCTGCCATCGTACCCTTGGGGCGCCTGGATTCGACGATGCTCAGGGGCGTCGCGCAACTCGCCAACGAACATGGCGACGGCACATTGCGCTTCACCCCTTGGCAAGGTGTGCTGCTGCCCAACGTCGAAAAACCTCACGCCGTGACCCAACGCCTGGGGCAGCTGGGCTTCCTCTGCACTCCCGACCAACCCCTGGCGCGCATGACCGCCTGCACCGGTTCCAGTGGCTGCGTAAAGGCCCTGGCCGATACCAAGGTCGACGCCATGCGACTGGCCTCATTACAGACCGAGCACGAGGTTCACCTGTCCGGCTGCCCACGCTCCTGCGCTGCGGCACATACCGCGCCGGTCACCCTGCTGGCGGTGAGTCCCGGCCACTACGACCTCTATTTTCGCGATGCCGCCCACCCAGGCTTCGGCCGGCTGCACGCGCGCACTCTTTCCATTGAAGCGGCGGGCGCCCTGCTGCGCGCTCGCCCACGGAGCAACACCGATGATTGA
- a CDS encoding precorrin-8X methylmutase, giving the protein MIDYIRDGQEIYRNSFAIIRAEAKLERIPADLEKLAVRVIHACGMVEAIDGLQFSEGAGKAGRDALAAGAPILCDARMVSEGVTRARLPANNEVICTLRDDSVPALARELGNTRSAAALELWRPHLAGSVVVIGNAPTALFYLLEMLDAGAPKPALILGFPVGFVGAAESKAMLAADSRGVPFVIMQGRLGGSAMAAAAVNALATEVE; this is encoded by the coding sequence ATGATTGATTACATCCGCGACGGTCAGGAGATCTATCGCAACTCCTTCGCCATTATTCGCGCGGAAGCCAAGTTGGAGCGTATCCCGGCTGATTTGGAGAAACTCGCGGTGCGGGTGATTCATGCCTGCGGCATGGTCGAGGCCATCGACGGCCTGCAGTTTTCCGAAGGCGCGGGCAAGGCCGGGCGTGATGCGCTGGCTGCTGGCGCGCCGATTCTGTGTGATGCGCGGATGGTCTCCGAAGGCGTGACCCGCGCGCGCCTGCCGGCCAACAACGAAGTGATCTGCACCCTGCGCGACGACAGCGTGCCGGCGTTGGCGCGGGAGCTGGGCAACACCCGTTCCGCCGCCGCACTGGAGCTGTGGCGCCCGCACCTGGCAGGCAGTGTGGTGGTGATCGGCAACGCGCCGACGGCTTTGTTCTACCTGCTGGAGATGCTCGACGCCGGTGCGCCGAAGCCGGCGCTGATCCTGGGGTTCCCGGTCGGTTTTGTCGGCGCCGCCGAGTCCAAGGCCATGCTGGCCGCCGATAGCCGTGGCGTGCCCTTCGTGATCATGCAAGGCCGCCTGGGCGGCAGTGCCATGGCCGCCGCCGCGGTCAATGCCCTCGCCACGGAGGTCGAATAA